GAAAAGGATAATGTCTGCAATATCCACATGAATAAATTCTTCTAAGAGTTCCTGTGTGTATCGATTCGGGAGATTGTAAAACGCTACAATCTTTTCGTAGATATTTATCCTTGTTCCGTACTTCTCCTCAATCTCGGATTGGAGAAGATATGCTTCTTCTTCGGTGCAATTGATTAATTTGGCAATCGTCTTTGCGACTTGTCTTCTACCCCGGTCTACTAGCGTACCACTGCAGTCATAAAGGGTATCATCTAAATCAAGAATTATAGCCTTAATGTTTTTGAGATTTTTAATCATGTTTAGCTGAGATAAGCTTCTGTTACATACCGCCGCATCATGCGATGGCTATTGAAATAATAGGCAATTTTACCAATAGAATTTTTCATAACCTTTATCCACTGATCTTGATCGTGATAGTACATAGGGATAATAATATTCTCCAATTTGTTGTAGAGATCTTCAGCATCTGTTTTATCATTGACTATGGTAAGTGAAGATTCCGTGGGCTTTGGTCCGATAGACCAGCCAGTAATTCCCTCAATATGTCCCTCAATCCACCACCCATCCAGAATGCTAAAGTTAATTACACCGTTGTGAGATGCCTTCATACCGCTTGTACCAGACGCCTCCCGTGGGCGTTGCGGCGTATTTAGCCAGACATCGACTCCGGATATTAACTTTAAAGCCATCTTAATGTTATAGTCCTTCAAAAAAATAATCTTGATCTTATCATTATTTATTTTTACAAGGTCATTGATCTTTTTTATAATATCCTTGCCGGGCCCATCCTTAGGATGCGCCTTTCCAGCATAGATAACTTGTAACTTGCCTTTCTCACAAATATGTAAGAGCTGCTCCATGTCTAAGAATAATAAATCAGCCCGCTTATAAGAAGTGAATCTTCTTGCAAATCCAATTGTTAAAACATGAGGATCCAATTCTATACTCGTGGCCTCTTTTACATACTCAATGAGGTCTTTCTTCGCAGAAAGGTGTGTCTGCCATAATTCTGAATCAGGAATAGTTTCTGCCCGGACAAATAATTCTGGCTCATTGGCCCAGCCGGGGATATATTTATCATACAATTGTTTAAAACTTTGGCATGTCCATGTAAACGAATGAACTCCATTGGTAATTGCATAAATCTCATAGCCAGGGAAAAGATTCTTTGATACTTCACCATGCTTTTTTGCCACACCATTAACATATTCACTTAAGTTTAACGCAAGGAGCGTCATATCCAGGTACTTTTCACCCCCGAGTTTTTTCAACTGCTCCAACGGGACAATATCGCCAAGAACTTTTTTTACAAGATCGTAAGAGAACCGGTCATGGCCAGCCTCAATAGGGGTATGGGTTGTAAAGACACACAGATCTTTTACGGCGTCAAAATCCCAAACCCATTGCTCATGCCATACACTCTCAACATCTCTTTTGTTTTTTAAGAGAAGTTCTAGTGTTAGTAAGCTGGCATGTCCTTCATTCATGTGATATTTTTTAATATGGTACCCAAGGGCACGAAGCATTCGTACACCGCCAATACCAAGTACAACCTCCTGTTTGAGCCGATAACTATCATCACCGCCATAAAGAACAGCCGTTATCTCCCGATCTTCGCTGGTATTCTCTTCAACATCAGTATCGAGATACAGGACATCTACTTCACCTCCGGTAATGCTTTTTATTTTATAGCTCCAGGCTTGAATAAAGACCTTACGCCCCTCAATAAAAACCATAACTCTCTTTGATATACGTATCATAAATTTGGACGGGTCCCAATGTATAGGAGACTCGGTCTGTCTTCCGCTGGAATCAATATCCTGGCGAAAATAACCCTTTTTTGAGATAAGGGTAACAGCAACAAGTGGTATCTTAAGATCTGCGCATGATTTTATCGTATCTCCTGCAAGAACACCAAGACCGCCACTATAGGTTGGTATATCATTGGAGAGGCCGATCTCCATTGAAAAATAGGCAATTTTTGTTTCGTTATTCATTTTTTATAACATATTTATAGGTGTATAGATTGACCAATAGCTGCATGGGCAGCCTCAAGAATAGCCTCTGAAAGGGTAGGGTGGGGGAATATCGTATTTGATAATTCAGTGATTGTTCCTTCAAGAACAGTAGTCAGTGACATACCCCACATGAATTCACCGACATTCGGGCCTAGGGCATGTGCCCCTAATATCTCACCATATTTTTCATCAGTAATAATCTTTATGATCCCGTCTCCATATTCCCCTTCGATAATGGCTTTGCTATTTGCAATAAGTGGAAATTTACCAACTTTTATTTTGTATCCTTTCCTTTCTGCCTCTTCCTGAGTAAATCCTATACCAGCTACCTGGGGAGAGCAATACGTTACTCTTGGTATATTGTGATACGGTAGTGCGGTAGTTTTTTTCTCTGCAATGTGAGAAACAGCATGTAACCCTTGTTTTGATGCCTTATGAGCAAGAAGCGGCGGACCCGTAATATCTCCGATTGCAAAGAGCCCTTTTTTGCTGGTTTCCATAGTCTCGTTAATCTGAAGATACTTCCCTTGAAAATCCAATGACAAATTTTCAATCCCCAGATCTTGTAACGCAGGTGCTCTACCTAACGCAATGAGCAGACAATCTGCCTCCAGATAATCTCTCCTTTCTCCTGAAGTAGGGGAGGGAGGGGTGTTGTTTTTTCTTTCTATCTTTACACGAACGCCTTGCCGAACCTCGACTGTTTCTAAGGAGGTATCCGTTAAGGTTTCTATTCCTCTTTTGGTAAAAACTTTCCTTAAAATAGTACTTATCTCTTTATCTTCGCCAGGGAGGATCGTATCCATACGCTCGATCATTGTTACCTTAGTTCCAAGGATGTTAAACAGGTAAGCATATTCCACACCAACGGCGCCTCCGCCTGCAATAATCATGGATTTAGGAATTTCTTCCAAGAGCAGTATATCATCGCTGGTAAATACAAATTTGCCATCATGAGGAATTTCTTTTGGAATGAAAGGTGTGGATCCCGTAGCAAGAATAATATTCTTCGCAGTTATTGTATCAAGGTCTGTTTCATTTTTTTCAATCAATATCTCGTGTAAAGACGTAAGCCGCCCTTTACCTTTAATAACGTTCACATCATTCTTCTTGAGGAGGAACTGCACCCCCTGGAATAACCGTTTAACTACCGATTCTTTACGCCGGTGAAATTGTGGGTAATTAATACCTAATCTATCAGCGATAATTCCATATTCAGTTGATTTCGTAAATTTACTGTAAAGATCTGCAGAATGGAGAAGTGCTTTTGTTGGGATACACCCCTGGTGCAAGCAAACACCACCAACCTTATCCTTTTCAATAAGAGCTGTTTTTAATCCTAACTGAGCAGCTTTAATAGCAGCTACATAGCCGCCTGGTCCTCCACCGATAATTACAAGGTCATACGTAACTCTTTTTTCGGACAATTATCCTTCCTTTTTCCATGTAAATAATATAACAAATATAAGTGCAACAGCAACAATTACGATTGTTTTTGGACTAATATCCGGGATAACCGATTTTTCCATGGATAAAGATAGCAATTTACCGATCATGATAGTATAACCTCCTTTTTCGGATTAAAGATTTACGAAATATTTTTTGTTTCGATACCCGTTACATACAGAAATCATAGATTCTCATTAATTATAAAGGCACATCAAGGGTGTTGAGATTGATGTGCCTTGTAAATCAAGCTGGATAATCGCTTCGTTACGTGGTAACAGTTTCCATGACAGGGTTTGAAACAGGTACTGTACCTGATTTGTAGCAGTCCTTATAATAATCACCTGAATCATATAATTCTTTCAGGTTCTGCAATACCTGCTCAAATACTTGTTTCCAGTCTGAGCCTACCCTAAATGCAAACATAGAATTTCTCGGATTTTTCGTTGTCTTAATAGAATTTCTGAAGCGTGTTCTTAAACTATCACCTGCATAAATATGATCATAAACATATTGCATACCATCGATAAAGTTCTCTAATGTCATATCTACAAAACGGTGAACTACATGAGCAGTATCATAATATTGCCAATCCTCCGGATAATTCTTTCTGAAAATTCTCTTTTCCGAATCCAATCGTGCATAAAGCTGTGTTTTCGGGAAGGGGCAGTTAATACCGAAGGTAAGGATATCAATATTATTTTCCAATATAAACTCGGTCATTCTCTTAAAGGAATCTTTATCATCTCCATCGGCCCCAAATACTACAGATCCCCAGACAACTAACCCTGCATTATGAATCTTCTGAATGCAGTCAAAATAACTATCAGTTCCCAGTTTAAGATTTACCCGTTTATTCATCTTTTGTAATACCGCTTCGTTGGTAGATTCTATGCCAATAAGCATGCCAAAATTACCACTTTTTGCCATATAATCCAGTGTTTCCGGGTCTTGAGAGATATTTAAGGCGGTGAATCCTAACCAATCTTTATGGATACCACGTTCGACCATACCCTTAAAGAGGTCTCTTGCCCTTTCGTTTGATTTTTTACCGTGACCATAAAAATTGTCTTCTGCCAGCATTAAACCCTTATAATCTGTTGCTGCCATCTCATCGAGTACGTCTTCATAAGGTCTTTCTCTGAACTTTCTTCCCTGGAAAGTAGGCACACTACAGAAATCACAATAGTTGGGGCATCCTTTTGTTGTAACGATAGAAGAGAATTTATAGTTGTACTTTTTCTTCATCAATTCACGATTAGGATATACCTTCTTCATTAAACTTAAAGGGGGAAGCCCTCCCTGATAGGTCTTTTTCAGCTTTCCTTCTTCAAAATCTTTTATAACCTGAGGCCACACCTCTTCAGCTTCTCCTACAAAAACTGAATCAACATATTTTGCGGCCTCTTCCGGCATTACCGATGCATGTATTCCACCCATTATTACCGTCATACCCTTTTTTTTACACGCTGTAGCAATCTTATAAGCCCTTGGAGACTGGTAGGTTACTGCTGTGATACATACAAGGTCTACGGGTTTAAAGGTAATTTCGTCTTTATCATCGATTGCCAGTTCAATATTTTCATCTATAACATCAAATTCCCAATCACCTGGTGTAAGGGCAGCAATATAAGCAAGATTCAAAGGCATTTGGACAATTACCGTAATACTTTCTTCTCCATGCCTACCCGGTTTATGTGGATTGATCAACATCATTTTTTTACTCATATCATTTGCCTCCAATTCTCCATAATTAAATTAGCAACACTCCAACCCGAAGAGACCACAGCGGAAATTCCAGGGCCTGGTCTTGTCCAATGTCCAGCTAAATATAAATTGTCAACAGGCGTCTCATGTGGCAACCTATTTTCCCACATCTGATCTGGGGTAACCGCCCAACCGTAAGCGGCTCCATGGGTATTTAACGTGTAACGCTCCAGGGTTTTTGGAGTAGCCGCCTCTTTTACTTCGATATATTTTTTAATTTCAGGAAGGTATTTCTCCAATCTTTTTATCGTGTTTGCAATTATGTCTTCTTTAAAAGATTTCCAGCTTTTAACATCCTTGTATATTCCCTCTTTCATGGAAACAACTACTGAAATTATTTGTTTGTTCGACGGCGCAAGGGTTGGGCATATCTTTGTTGGAACTGATATATACATCCACTCGTCATCCTGATAACGACTATCTGTAGCAGTATGATAAAATCCTCTTTTTAAGCCCGTTAAATCTATATTGCTTCCTAATCCCAGATATAAAAGAAAAAAAGAGCAACTCTCTTTCATTCCTTCAATTTTTTGGAGGAATGATACATCAATTTTATCTTTTAGTAACTCAAAGAAAGTTTGCCGAACATCAATATTTGAAACCACCAGGCTTGCTACTATCTCTTTACCGTTTTGCAGTTTAACACCAATGGCGGTTTTCTTATTCAATACTATTTTTTCGGCTCTGGATGATAACATAACGTGTCCGCCAAAATCAATAAATTTCTTAAAAATTGCATTAGCAAACTCTTGCGTACCGCCTACAGGGAAAAAGGCGCCATCCTTGAGATAATTGATCATCATTTGACACATGGCAATCGCAGAGGCCTGAGTAGGGGGGAGTCCTATGTAACCCCATTGACCGGAAAGTACCATCTTGAGTTCTTCAGTAGTAAAATAATCATGTAACATATCATGGTAGGTATGGTTTTTATATTTATCGATAATTTGGCTTTTTTCATTGTTGAATGTAGCACGATAGAGTTTTATAAAATCCTGGAAGAAATTTTTAATAGCATCTTTTTCTGAAGGGTAACGGTTTTGTAAACGAGCAATATATTCATCCAGATCTGCGGGAATTTCAATACTGAAGCCGGGGAATATCAGGTGATCCATAGGATCCAGAGGGTAGAAATCCATTTCAATCCCAAGTATTTTTAAACAGCGACCGACAACACTCCACCTTCCACAACCTCCAATATGATGAACAGCTGCATCAAAGGTAAAACCTTTTCTCTTAAAAGAAGTGCAATAGCCGCCAGGAATGGAATGCTGCTCTACCAGGAGAACCCTCTTTCCACTTTTGGCAAGAAAGGCGCCACAAACTAAACCAGCAATGCCCGTACCAATAACAACTACATCATAATGAGGATACAACAGGTCATTTTTTGTGGATCGAATATAACCGGTGGAAGGCACCATGAATTATCTTTTGTATTTGGAGATAATGAGGGAAGAGTTGTTACCTAATCGTGAGAAGGAATTTATGAGAATGTTCTTGGCCGGTAAAGTACTTTTCTGGGTCACATAACTTAGGTCACAATTCTCGTCTCGTTCCTTATAATTAATGGTAGGTGGAATTATATGGGTGTTAACAGACATGACTGCAGCTACTGTTTGCAATGCACCCGAAGCATCAAAACACTCGCCTGTCATAGATTTAATGGCTGTTACAGGGATAAGATTCGCCCGCATACCAAAGACTTCTTTAATAACCTGAGTTTCCATCGCATCGCCGTATACCCCGGAATAAGCATTAGCGGATATGTAGGAGATGTCGTGGAGCGTGAGACCGGCATCCTGAATGGCGTTTATAACGGCCCTTCTGTTACCGTCTATTTGATAATCCTTACTTATAACCATTTTCGGCTCGAATGCCGTTCCATAACCTTTGACTTCTGCATAAATATGAGCGTTCCTTTTCAGTGCATTTTCCAGAGTCTCAAGGACGACCAGGGCTGATGCTTCACCAATAACCATTCCGTTACGCCTCTTATCAAAAGGCGCACAAATTTCCAGGGTTCCATATCTGCTTCCCGATAAAATTTTAGAATTATGCGACCCCCAAAATATATCATGAGTCAATCCATGTACGCCACCTGCTAATACAGCTTTAACACGGCCCATACGGAGGAAATCAGAGGCATAAATGACCGCATCGATACTGCTGGTAACGCCATTTGAGATGGTTGTATTCAACCCGGTTGCCTTACAGAAAATCGATGCCCGGCTTGCTGGTGCATTTAATACGGTATTGGGAAAGTCCATAGGGTTAACATAGTTCGGACCTTCACGCAATGACTGGAAATCAAAAGAGCTAATGCTGTCTATGCTGCCATAGGTAGATCCCACAACAATACCCAGCTCTTCTTCGTTGTATGTAGTATTTTCAAGATTGGCATCTTTGATGGCAAGAACTGCTGCGGATGATACAAGAAGGGATGTACGGTCAATGTGGCGAATTCCCTTTTGTCCAAGGTAAACTTTTGCATCAAAATCAGAAATTTCTCCCGCTTGCTTGCTATTAAAGCTACTTACATCAAATAAGGTGATAGGCTTTATGCCCGATACACCGTTGGTTAAATTTTCCCAGAAAACATCTTTACCTGTTCCAATAGACGAGAGAACCGAAACACCCGTAATAACAATCCTCGTTTTTTCCATCAAGAGCCTCTTTTAAATTTTTTCACAACTAAACAACTGTTGTTACCACCAAATGCGTGAGCATTATTAAGTGCAATGTTTACTTCCTGTTTTCTTGCAACGTTAGGAACATAATCCAGGTCGCATTCCGGATCAGGGGTCTCATAATTAATCGTAGGGGGGATAATATCATTTTGAACAACCAAAGCGCAAGTAATTGCCTCAATTGCGCTTGCAGCGCCCATGGTATGTCCTATCATTGATTTTATTGAACTGATAGTGAGATGTTTTGGTTTATCCCCAAACACCTTTTTGATTGAAATCGTTTCCGCTTTATCGTTTGCGGGTGTGCCTGTTCCGTGAGCACTGATGTACTGGACATCTTCAGGTCTTAAGTCTGCATTTTTTAATGCCTTTTTCATTGCAGAGACGACACCTTCCCCGTCCGGATGGGGGATGGTTATATGATATGCATCGCAACTGAGTCCGTAACCGGTTATTTCCGCATAAATAGGGGCATTCCTCTGTAATGCATGATCAAGTGATTCCAGAAGGAGCATGCCAGCTCCCTCACCAACCATCATACCTTTTCTGTTTTTATCAAAAGGCTGACATATTTCCGGAGCAATAGCGCCTAATCGTGCAAATCCCGTATATGCAACCTTCGAAAAAGGGTCTGAACCGCCAGCGATCATCATATCTACCCTCCCGAATTTAATTAAATCGTATGCATATCCGATTGCATAATTGCCGGCTGCACAAGCAGTGGGAATAATAGTATTGGGACCTTTAAATCCAAATTCGATGGCAATATTAGCAGGGATATTATTACATGGATGCATTAAAAACAGATCGGGAGCAACTTTGTCTTCGCCATCTCTGTGTCTTATATAATTGACTTTTTCCAGGATTTGTATTTCTCCCGCAGTCGTACCTACAGAA
The genomic region above belongs to Candidatus Jettenia caeni and contains:
- a CDS encoding glycogen phosphorylase, whose protein sequence is MNNETKIAYFSMEIGLSNDIPTYSGGLGVLAGDTIKSCADLKIPLVAVTLISKKGYFRQDIDSSGRQTESPIHWDPSKFMIRISKRVMVFIEGRKVFIQAWSYKIKSITGGEVDVLYLDTDVEENTSEDREITAVLYGGDDSYRLKQEVVLGIGGVRMLRALGYHIKKYHMNEGHASLLTLELLLKNKRDVESVWHEQWVWDFDAVKDLCVFTTHTPIEAGHDRFSYDLVKKVLGDIVPLEQLKKLGGEKYLDMTLLALNLSEYVNGVAKKHGEVSKNLFPGYEIYAITNGVHSFTWTCQSFKQLYDKYIPGWANEPELFVRAETIPDSELWQTHLSAKKDLIEYVKEATSIELDPHVLTIGFARRFTSYKRADLLFLDMEQLLHICEKGKLQVIYAGKAHPKDGPGKDIIKKINDLVKINNDKIKIIFLKDYNIKMALKLISGVDVWLNTPQRPREASGTSGMKASHNGVINFSILDGWWIEGHIEGITGWSIGPKPTESSLTIVNDKTDAEDLYNKLENIIIPMYYHDQDQWIKVMKNSIGKIAYYFNSHRMMRRYVTEAYLS
- a CDS encoding dihydrolipoamide dehydrogenase, with the protein product MSEKRVTYDLVIIGGGPGGYVAAIKAAQLGLKTALIEKDKVGGVCLHQGCIPTKALLHSADLYSKFTKSTEYGIIADRLGINYPQFHRRKESVVKRLFQGVQFLLKKNDVNVIKGKGRLTSLHEILIEKNETDLDTITAKNIILATGSTPFIPKEIPHDGKFVFTSDDILLLEEIPKSMIIAGGGAVGVEYAYLFNILGTKVTMIERMDTILPGEDKEISTILRKVFTKRGIETLTDTSLETVEVRQGVRVKIERKNNTPPSPTSGERRDYLEADCLLIALGRAPALQDLGIENLSLDFQGKYLQINETMETSKKGLFAIGDITGPPLLAHKASKQGLHAVSHIAEKKTTALPYHNIPRVTYCSPQVAGIGFTQEEAERKGYKIKVGKFPLIANSKAIIEGEYGDGIIKIITDEKYGEILGAHALGPNVGEFMWGMSLTTVLEGTITELSNTIFPHPTLSEAILEAAHAAIGQSIHL
- a CDS encoding hypothetical phytoene dehydrogenase, with protein sequence MVPSTGYIRSTKNDLLYPHYDVVVIGTGIAGLVCGAFLAKSGKRVLLVEQHSIPGGYCTSFKRKGFTFDAAVHHIGGCGRWSVVGRCLKILGIEMDFYPLDPMDHLIFPGFSIEIPADLDEYIARLQNRYPSEKDAIKNFFQDFIKLYRATFNNEKSQIIDKYKNHTYHDMLHDYFTTEELKMVLSGQWGYIGLPPTQASAIAMCQMMINYLKDGAFFPVGGTQEFANAIFKKFIDFGGHVMLSSRAEKIVLNKKTAIGVKLQNGKEIVASLVVSNIDVRQTFFELLKDKIDVSFLQKIEGMKESCSFFLLYLGLGSNIDLTGLKRGFYHTATDSRYQDDEWMYISVPTKICPTLAPSNKQIISVVVSMKEGIYKDVKSWKSFKEDIIANTIKRLEKYLPEIKKYIEVKEAATPKTLERYTLNTHGAAYGWAVTPDQMWENRLPHETPVDNLYLAGHWTRPGPGISAVVSSGWSVANLIMENWRQMI
- a CDS encoding 3-oxoacyl-(acyl-carrier-protein) synthase, translating into MEKTRIVITGVSVLSSIGTGKDVFWENLTNGVSGIKPITLFDVSSFNSKQAGEISDFDAKVYLGQKGIRHIDRTSLLVSSAAVLAIKDANLENTTYNEEELGIVVGSTYGSIDSISSFDFQSLREGPNYVNPMDFPNTVLNAPASRASIFCKATGLNTTISNGVTSSIDAVIYASDFLRMGRVKAVLAGGVHGLTHDIFWGSHNSKILSGSRYGTLEICAPFDKRRNGMVIGEASALVVLETLENALKRNAHIYAEVKGYGTAFEPKMVISKDYQIDGNRRAVINAIQDAGLTLHDISYISANAYSGVYGDAMETQVIKEVFGMRANLIPVTAIKSMTGECFDASGALQTVAAVMSVNTHIIPPTINYKERDENCDLSYVTQKSTLPAKNILINSFSRLGNNSSLIISKYKR
- a CDS encoding 3-oxoacyl-(acyl-carrier-protein) synthase; its protein translation is MNKRVVITGVGMITPIGSGKDIFWNSLIAGVSGVDKVSCIDTSEYKVHKGCEVKNFDYSNYIKDGVLKKIGKGSQFGIAAAKLALNDAMLDLNAINLERIGVSVGTTAGEIQILEKVNYIRHRDGEDKVAPDLFLMHPCNNIPANIAIEFGFKGPNTIIPTACAAGNYAIGYAYDLIKFGRVDMMIAGGSDPFSKVAYTGFARLGAIAPEICQPFDKNRKGMMVGEGAGMLLLESLDHALQRNAPIYAEITGYGLSCDAYHITIPHPDGEGVVSAMKKALKNADLRPEDVQYISAHGTGTPANDKAETISIKKVFGDKPKHLTISSIKSMIGHTMGAASAIEAITCALVVQNDIIPPTINYETPDPECDLDYVPNVARKQEVNIALNNAHAFGGNNSCLVVKKFKRGS